The following coding sequences lie in one Pseudomonas monsensis genomic window:
- a CDS encoding HD domain-containing protein yields the protein MSANARFTHMKDGTHEDWAIIAADFSAYARQLPARIMTHLKLLEGDFGGFPVDRLTHSLQTATRALRDGRDEEYVVCALLHDIGDTLGSYNHPDIAAAILKPFVSAENLWMVEKHGIFQGYYFFHHLGMDRHLREQFKEHPQFQATAEFCAKYDAAAFDPAYDTLPLSFFEPMVERLFAQPKNSIYKAAMEEHTTTA from the coding sequence ATGAGCGCCAACGCCCGTTTCACCCACATGAAAGACGGCACCCACGAAGACTGGGCAATCATTGCGGCGGATTTCAGTGCCTACGCCAGACAATTGCCGGCGCGGATCATGACCCACCTGAAATTGCTCGAAGGGGATTTCGGCGGCTTCCCGGTGGACCGCCTGACCCACTCGCTGCAAACCGCAACCCGAGCCTTGCGCGACGGGCGCGATGAGGAATATGTGGTGTGCGCGCTGCTGCACGACATTGGCGACACCTTGGGCTCCTACAACCACCCGGACATTGCCGCAGCGATCCTCAAGCCGTTCGTCAGTGCCGAGAACCTGTGGATGGTCGAGAAGCACGGCATCTTTCAGGGCTACTATTTCTTCCATCACCTGGGCATGGATCGGCATCTGCGCGAGCAGTTCAAAGAGCACCCGCAGTTCCAGGCGACCGCCGAGTTTTGTGCCAAGTACGATGCGGCGGCGTTTGATCCAGCCTATGACACCCTGCCGCTGAGTTTCTTCGAGCCGATGGTGGAAAGGCTGTTTGCGCAGCCGAAGAACTCGATTTACAAAGCCGCAATGGAAGAACACACCACCACCGCTTGA
- a CDS encoding DUF962 domain-containing protein, producing the protein MENIKHFNSFAEFYPYYLSEHSNSTCRRLHFIGTTLVILILALTLAKGAWLLLLALPLAGYSFAWIGHFFFEKNRPATFQHPLYSLLGDFVMYRDMILGRVAF; encoded by the coding sequence GCATTTCAACAGCTTCGCTGAGTTCTATCCGTATTACCTCAGCGAGCACAGCAACAGCACCTGTCGGCGCCTGCATTTCATCGGCACGACACTGGTGATTCTTATTCTGGCCCTGACTCTCGCCAAAGGCGCCTGGCTGCTATTGTTGGCCTTGCCGCTGGCCGGCTACAGCTTCGCCTGGATCGGGCATTTCTTTTTCGAGAAAAACCGCCCGGCGACGTTTCAGCATCCGCTGTACAGCCTGCTCGGCGACTTCGTCATGTACCGCGACATGATCCTGGGTCGCGTGGCGTTCTGA